Proteins from a genomic interval of Channa argus isolate prfri chromosome 11, Channa argus male v1.0, whole genome shotgun sequence:
- the ap3m2 gene encoding AP-3 complex subunit mu-2 yields the protein MIHSLFLINASGDIFLEKHWKSVVSRSVCDYFFEAQERATEPENVPPVISTPHHYLISVLRHRIYFVAVIQSEVPPLFVIEFLHRVVDTFQDYFGVCTEAAIKDNVVVVYELLEEMLDNGFPLATESNILKELIKPPTILRTMVNTITGSTNVGEQLPTGQLSVVPWRRTGVKYTNNEAYFDVVEEIDAIIDKSGSTITAEIQGVIDACVKLTGMPDLTLSFMNPRLLDDVSFHPCVRFKRWEAERILSFIPPDGNFRLLSYHVSSQNLVAIPVYVKHNITFREGSSQGRFDLTLGPKQTMGKAVESVLVSSQLPRGVLNANLNPSQGTYTFDPVTKLLTWDVGKINPQKLPSLKGSMSLQAGASKPDENPTINIQFKIQQMAISGLKVNRLDMYGEKYKPFKGIKYMTKAGKFQVRT from the exons ATGATCCACAGTCTGTTCTTAATAAATGCCTCAGGGGACATTTTCCTGGAGAAGCACTGGAAAAGTGTGGTCAGCCGCTCAGTGTGTGACTACTTCTTTGAGGCACAGGAACGGGCCACTGAACCAGAGAATGTCCCACCTGTGATCTCCACTCCACACCACTATCTTATAAGTGTACTCAGGCATCGCATCTACTTTGTGGCAGTCATCCAGAGTGAGGTGCCACCGCTGTTTGTCATCGAGTTTCTGCACAGAGTTGTCGACACGTTCCAG GACTATTTTGGAGTGTGTACGGAGGCTGCTATTAAGGACAATGTAGTAGTTGTCTATGAACTACTGGAGGAGATGCTGGACAATGGCTTTCCCCTGGCCACAGAGTCCAACATCCTTAAAGAGCTCATTAAACCCCCCACTATTCTTCGCACAATGGTCAACACCATCACAG GCAGCACCAACGTGGGAGAACAGCTTCCTACAGGTCAACTGTCGGTGGTGCCATGGCGACGCACTGGGGTCAAATACACCAACAATGAAGCTTATTTTGACGTGGTGGAGGAGATCGATGCAATCATTGATAAGTCAG GCTCCACCATTACTGCAGAAATTCAGGGAGTTATTGATGCCTGCGTAAAACTGACCGGCATGCCTGATCTCACCTTATCATTTATG AATCCTCGGCTGTTGGATGATGTCAGCTTCCACCCATGTGTTAGGTTCAAGCGTTGGGAGGCAGAGCGGATCCTGTCCTTCATCCCACCCGATGGAAACTTCCGTTTACTCTCCTACCACGTCAGCTCTCAgaa CCTGGTGGCAATTCCAGTGTATGTCAAGCACAACATCACCTTCCGGGAGGGAAGCTCTCAAGGACGTTTTGATTTGACCCTGGGACCCAAACAGACCATGGGCAAGGCTGTGGAATCAGTCCTAGTCAGCAGCCAGCTGCCCCGGGGTGTTCTCAACGCCAATCTCAACCCCTCCCAGGGAACATACACCTTTGACCCAGTTACAAAG TTGTTGACGTGGGACGTTGGCAAAATCAATCCACAAAAACTTCCCAGTCTAAAAGGTAGCATGAGTCTGCAGGCTGGGGCCTCTAAACCTGATGAGAACCCCACCATTAATATTCAGTTCAAGATCCAGCAGATGGCCATCTcag GACTGAAAGTGAATCGACTGGACATGTATGGTGAGAAGTATAAACCCTTCAAAGGCATCAAGTACATGACGAAGGCTGGAAAGTTCCAGGTCCGGACATAA